From a region of the Marinomonas mediterranea MMB-1 genome:
- a CDS encoding DeoR/GlpR family DNA-binding transcription regulator has translation MNHRQRDIVKWINQNGRHSINALAAVFEVSVQTIRSDIRLLSERGLVLRNHGEVVPFPNRENISFDQRRIHNMQGKLRIAELALSKINDYQSIFLGSGSTVAEVAKALEIKKELHVMTSNLHAARVLSDHTTGELTIAGGKIRKRDQDVIGADAVNFFQKYRADVGIFSVSAIDKQGMLFDFTDDDISALEVLVNNCHYRILVIDSTKFEKESRCVWGRLSDINCLITDRAPAQYLLSKIRAFGVEVLF, from the coding sequence ATGAACCATCGTCAGCGCGATATCGTTAAGTGGATTAATCAAAACGGGCGTCATTCGATCAATGCATTGGCGGCTGTGTTTGAGGTGTCGGTACAGACAATACGCAGTGATATTAGGCTACTGTCTGAGCGAGGGCTAGTGCTTAGGAATCATGGAGAGGTGGTCCCTTTTCCCAACAGAGAAAATATCAGTTTTGATCAGCGGCGTATTCACAATATGCAGGGCAAGCTCCGTATCGCAGAGTTAGCCTTGTCAAAAATTAACGATTATCAATCGATATTTTTAGGCTCTGGGTCGACGGTTGCAGAAGTGGCAAAGGCATTAGAAATCAAGAAGGAGCTGCATGTTATGACATCGAACCTGCATGCGGCGAGAGTTCTAAGTGACCACACAACAGGAGAGTTGACGATTGCAGGAGGGAAAATTAGAAAGCGAGATCAGGATGTGATCGGGGCTGATGCTGTGAACTTTTTTCAAAAATATCGTGCCGATGTAGGTATATTTTCTGTTTCAGCCATTGATAAGCAGGGAATGTTATTTGACTTCACCGATGATGATATCAGCGCATTAGAGGTGCTGGTTAACAATTGCCACTATCGCATTTTAGTGATTGATAGTACGAAATTTGAAAAAGAGTCAAGGTGCGTATGGGGAAGGCTCAGTGACATAAATTGTTTAATTACTGATCGAGCTCCAGCTCAGTACTTGTTGAGTAAAATTCGTGCTTTTGGCGTGGAGGTTTTGTTTTAA
- a CDS encoding ABC transporter substrate-binding protein, with translation MTMKSLITTGLLTLTIPMSASAAETLVLYTSQPNKDAQMTVDAFEKQNPNIDVEWVRDGTTKLMAKLRAELNSGVTKPDVLLIADSVTMESMVDGDYLYPYLSDYRNQYDASLYHKKGYYYGTKLITSGIVRNTRAAERPTDWSDFAKPEYMNQIAMPSPLYSGAALIHLATLTDNPNLGWTFYSELHANKAMAQGGNGGVLKAVSSGSKSYGVIVDFLAIREARKGSPIEFVFPKSGVSMVTEPVAIMKESKHKDAAKKFVDFLLSQKGQQLVLDQGYLPARSDMPVPAGFPSRDKIKLMPFDAAKTLKNNEANKARFSEIFEG, from the coding sequence ATGACTATGAAATCTTTGATCACGACAGGACTACTCACTCTTACCATTCCAATGTCAGCAAGCGCCGCAGAAACATTAGTGCTGTATACCAGCCAACCAAATAAAGACGCTCAAATGACCGTTGATGCATTTGAAAAGCAAAACCCAAATATCGACGTTGAATGGGTACGAGATGGAACAACAAAATTGATGGCGAAACTTCGAGCAGAGCTAAACAGCGGTGTCACTAAACCGGATGTTTTGCTTATCGCAGACAGCGTAACAATGGAATCTATGGTTGATGGTGATTACCTGTACCCTTATTTAAGCGACTACCGTAACCAATACGACGCATCTCTTTATCACAAAAAAGGCTATTACTACGGTACCAAACTGATCACCAGTGGAATTGTTCGTAACACGCGTGCAGCAGAACGCCCAACAGACTGGTCTGACTTTGCGAAACCGGAATATATGAACCAGATTGCGATGCCAAGCCCATTGTATTCTGGCGCCGCTCTTATTCACTTAGCGACACTAACTGACAACCCCAACTTAGGCTGGACATTCTACAGTGAACTTCACGCCAATAAAGCGATGGCACAAGGCGGAAACGGAGGCGTACTGAAAGCGGTGTCTTCTGGTTCTAAATCATACGGCGTTATCGTGGACTTCTTAGCTATCCGTGAAGCTCGCAAAGGGTCACCGATCGAATTCGTGTTCCCAAAAAGTGGTGTGAGTATGGTAACAGAGCCCGTTGCCATCATGAAAGAATCGAAGCATAAAGACGCAGCAAAAAAATTCGTTGATTTTCTGCTTTCCCAAAAAGGACAGCAGTTGGTGCTCGACCAAGGCTACCTGCCTGCACGCAGTGACATGCCCGTTCCAGCAGGTTTTCCGAGCCGAGACAAGATCAAACTTATGCCATTTGACGCTGCCAAGACATTAAAAAACAACGAGGCGAACAAAGCGCGCTTTAGCGAAATCTTTGAGGGTTAA
- a CDS encoding methyl-accepting chemotaxis protein, whose amino-acid sequence MAVSKWSLAQQLRLGAFLLVSTVMAVFIVVVGFQSVGVLTSLQNDEQERKVDMLSSQLATIYGSFIRSTDMLSSVFGSYYDQGFQLDEQRSVTIAGNKAPSLTYEGKSVAQDFSKVDQFTKVTGGTATVFARSGDDFIRVATSLRNEQGKRTIGTYLGRSHPAYQRLINGQSFVGEAKLFGKAYLTKYVPVTNSSNKVIAILYVGFPISKMLAELRDNLEEVKFGDSGYAALVYNDTSLKGYLIAHKTHHDVSLTKIYDDNQELQMLLSDEKGSFETSRAKYGDILVSFEKVPNSPWTIYGVSMRSERLDQITPLLVALFLFSAVAVLVLVVALGYFVSRSLKPLQGITQILERVGKGELTDKLEVKVDENTRNEVDRLTLSTSRMLDSFVSLITSVQRSGYEISSASTQVVNSSNDMRNVAERSNVETAEVSNAITEVSHSIQHVATNASVASDEAFLTTELADKGSDVVGSVSSAIIKLKEEFALATQAINQVENDSTDIGNVVEVINEVAEQTNLLALNAAIEAARAGEQGRGFAVVADEVRGLAKRVQESTQEIRDVVEKLQANANNASSRMLQGGHQVEETVAQVEHAGQTLEEIRSAAEQVRARMQEVASATEEQSAVAEQIRITSDLLKESSKNTASEAGQNEDASNEMLRFAGDLQQQVSQFKLQ is encoded by the coding sequence ATGGCGGTTAGTAAATGGTCTTTGGCTCAACAGTTGCGGTTAGGCGCGTTTCTGTTAGTCAGCACTGTAATGGCGGTTTTTATTGTCGTTGTCGGTTTTCAATCTGTTGGCGTTCTAACGTCTTTACAAAACGATGAGCAAGAACGAAAAGTTGATATGTTATCGTCGCAGTTAGCGACGATCTACGGTTCGTTTATTCGAAGTACAGATATGCTCTCATCGGTATTTGGCAGTTATTATGATCAAGGTTTTCAGCTTGATGAACAGCGCAGTGTGACGATTGCGGGAAATAAGGCTCCGAGTTTGACCTATGAGGGCAAATCCGTTGCGCAGGACTTTTCTAAAGTCGATCAATTTACCAAGGTGACGGGAGGTACGGCAACGGTATTTGCTCGCAGTGGTGACGATTTTATTCGTGTTGCGACATCCCTAAGAAATGAGCAAGGCAAACGCACGATAGGCACGTATTTAGGTAGGTCTCATCCAGCGTATCAACGTTTGATCAACGGACAAAGCTTTGTGGGTGAAGCGAAGTTATTCGGAAAAGCGTATTTGACCAAATACGTTCCAGTAACAAACTCTTCTAACAAGGTTATTGCGATATTGTACGTCGGTTTCCCTATCTCGAAAATGTTGGCTGAGCTTCGAGACAACCTTGAAGAGGTCAAGTTTGGCGATAGTGGTTATGCGGCACTTGTTTACAACGATACATCGCTCAAAGGTTATTTGATTGCGCATAAGACCCACCATGATGTGTCTTTAACGAAAATATACGACGATAACCAAGAGCTGCAAATGTTATTGTCCGATGAAAAAGGCTCTTTTGAAACCTCAAGAGCGAAGTACGGCGATATTCTGGTCAGCTTTGAAAAAGTCCCTAACTCACCTTGGACCATTTATGGTGTGAGTATGCGAAGTGAGCGTCTTGATCAAATTACACCTTTGTTGGTCGCTTTGTTTCTCTTTTCTGCTGTTGCGGTATTAGTCCTTGTTGTTGCTTTGGGTTACTTTGTCAGCCGATCACTTAAGCCCCTACAAGGGATAACGCAAATTTTAGAGCGTGTTGGAAAAGGCGAGTTGACCGATAAGCTTGAGGTTAAAGTGGACGAAAACACACGTAATGAAGTTGATCGATTAACGTTATCGACATCGAGAATGCTAGACAGCTTCGTGTCCCTTATCACCAGTGTTCAAAGATCTGGATATGAGATTTCGTCTGCTTCGACACAGGTGGTGAACTCTAGCAATGATATGCGCAATGTTGCGGAAAGAAGTAACGTCGAGACGGCGGAAGTATCGAATGCGATTACCGAAGTGTCTCATTCCATTCAGCACGTCGCGACAAACGCGTCCGTTGCATCGGATGAGGCATTCTTAACCACCGAACTTGCAGACAAAGGCTCTGACGTTGTCGGCAGTGTCTCAAGCGCAATTATTAAGTTAAAAGAAGAGTTTGCGCTGGCTACGCAAGCGATTAATCAAGTAGAAAACGACAGTACCGACATTGGTAACGTGGTAGAAGTGATTAATGAGGTGGCTGAGCAGACAAACTTACTTGCATTGAACGCTGCTATTGAAGCCGCTCGTGCTGGAGAGCAGGGTAGAGGTTTTGCTGTGGTTGCGGATGAAGTTCGAGGGCTGGCTAAACGTGTTCAAGAGTCAACGCAAGAAATTCGAGATGTAGTGGAAAAGCTGCAAGCGAATGCGAATAACGCATCATCACGTATGTTGCAAGGCGGCCATCAAGTAGAAGAAACGGTTGCACAAGTTGAGCACGCAGGACAAACATTGGAAGAAATTCGCTCAGCAGCAGAGCAAGTGCGTGCGCGTATGCAAGAGGTTGCCAGTGCTACCGAAGAGCAGAGTGCTGTTGCCGAGCAAATTCGTATTACCAGTGACTTACTCAAAGAGTCTTCGAAAAATACGGCCTCAGAAGCAGGTCAAAATGAAGATGCGAGTAATGAAATGCTTAGATTTGCGGGTGACCTTCAGCAGCAGGTCAGTCAATTTAAACTTCAGTAG